GAATAAAAGAATAGATAATGTTAATATGGATTATCTTTCCATGGGTATGAGCAACGATTTTGAGGTTGCTATTGAAGAAGGTTCAAATATTGTCAGAATCGGAACAGGTATTTTTGGAAAGCGAAATTATCCTCAAAAGTAGTAATGAACTACAGACAAAAAAATATATTTACTAAAGACTCAGGGGGGTATTTGAAATGTCAAAACTTCTTAACAAGGTGTTTAATTTTGTAGGCTGGGAAGCTGTAGACGAGGATGAATATGAATATGACGAGCAGGAATTGAATACAAAGGAAGAAGTGAAAGACGAACCTATTCAGACACACTTCTTTAACGGATCAAAAAAGCAGCAGTCAGGCAAGGTTGTAAACATTCATACCGGAAATCAGTTTAAAATGATAGTATCACAGCCGAATACTTTTGATGATGCACAAGATATTTGCGATCACCTAAAGAACA
This genomic stretch from Ruminiclostridium cellulolyticum H10 harbors:
- a CDS encoding cell division protein SepF, whose product is MSKLLNKVFNFVGWEAVDEDEYEYDEQELNTKEEVKDEPIQTHFFNGSKKQQSGKVVNIHTGNQFKMIVSQPNTFDDAQDICDHLKNKKPVVINLEGIEKQDAQRIIDFLSGSVYALDGSIQKVSCDIFVIAPNNVDVSGDLKDELRNKTVFPWAK